The Flavobacteriales bacterium genome includes the window AACTGACTCGTTCATTGGCTTACCTACACCAGCAAACGCTTTGTTTTTCATTTCAATTCCTTTCATTTTAGAATATCAACAAGACGGATTCATCTCCAATTTCATTTGTAAAAAAGAAACGATTGTTATTAGTGTATTAGTTTTATGTCTTCTAATGGTTTCAGAGTTAAAATTAATAGCGCTAAAATTTAAATCCATAAAATGGTCAGAAAATAAGTACAGATATATACTAATTGTATTGAGTGTAATATTATTATTGCTTTTACGCTTTGAAGCTGTTCCAATTATTTTAATTTTGTACATAGTTTTATCGATTATTAATAAGTACAGCAAATGAGATTTATAGCAGAGATCGACATTATGCCATTAAAGGCACTTTTAGACCCACAAGGCAAAGCAGTAAGCGGAAGCATGAAAAACGTTGGTCTCCCAGAAATAACTAATGTTAGAATCGGTAAGCACATTACATTACAAGTAGAGGCTGAAAATGAAGCTGAAGCTACTAAAAAGGTAGATAAAGCGTGTTCGGAAATGTTATGTAATCAAATTATGGAAGGCTATGAGTTTAAAATTTCAGCAGCCTAAAATTATTTCCTAAGCTCAAAATTCTGTCCTAAGTATACTTTTCTTACTTGTTCATCGGAAGCTAATTCCTCCGCTGTTCCAGATTTTAAAATTTTACCTTCAAAAAGTAGATAAGCTCTATCCGTAATTGATAGTGTTTCATGTACGTTGTGGTCAGTAATAAGAATACCGATATTTCTATCTTTCAATTTAGACACTATCAGCTGAATATCTTCTACAGCAATAGGGTCTACTCCAGCAAAAGGCTCATCAAGCAAAATAAACTTAGGATCGGTTGCTAA containing:
- the purS gene encoding phosphoribosylformylglycinamidine synthase subunit PurS, whose protein sequence is MRFIAEIDIMPLKALLDPQGKAVSGSMKNVGLPEITNVRIGKHITLQVEAENEAEATKKVDKACSEMLCNQIMEGYEFKISAA